In a genomic window of Theobroma cacao cultivar B97-61/B2 unplaced genomic scaffold, Criollo_cocoa_genome_V2, whole genome shotgun sequence:
- the LOC18586889 gene encoding ubiquitin carboxyl-terminal hydrolase 13, with amino-acid sequence MEGNTGSANDEPQSLLFTWKAENFSRLEAKKMYSETVDLGGYKWRLLVFPNKDHLSIFLDVAASENLPDNWSVCPLFTLTVVNQIDKRYSVNKDTYHEFNERDHDWGFNCFMPLTELYNPRTGYLVDDTCIIQVEISIGSLFAD; translated from the exons ATGGAAG GAAACACTGGGTCTGCAAACGATGAACCCCAGAGTTTATTGTTCACATGGAAAGCTGAGAATTTCTCGAGACTCGAGGCCAAGAAGATGTACTCTGAGACCGTGGATCTTGGTGGCTACAAATG GCGACTACTCGTTTTTCCCAATAAGGATCATTTGTCAATTTTCCTAGATGTTGCTGCTTCAGAAAATTTGCCTGATAATTGGAGTGTCTGTCCGCTGTTTACATTAACAGTCGTCAACCAGATTGATAAGCGTTACTCTGTCAATAAAG ACACATATCATGAGTTTAATGAACGTGACCATGACTGGGGCTTCAATTGCTTCATGCCTCTGACTGAACTCTACAATCCTCGAACAGGCTATCTTGTAGATGATACCTGCATAATTCAAGTTGAGATTTCTATTGGCTCACTGTTTGCAGACTGA
- the LOC18586888 gene encoding uncharacterized mitochondrial protein AtMg00810, with the protein MSVYWDTATIVTGSRGVPGRDTSSPQLANNVKEYLSSHFKLKDLGEVEHFLGLEVARSVKGFSICQRKYVLDMLDEHGFLGAKPVSTPIDYNHKLEKATDEEQLNNVPVYHQLIGKLLYLTFTRPKISYAIQTLSQFMDKPGHIHLMATYRVLKSITGFCVFIGESLVSWKSKKQSVVAKSFAEAEYHSMAAACCEVMWLKSLLSDFGIEHSTSIKLYTDSQSAKGVDAGEYARQLMANAIIAVYEEHKLKGNVDLGKSLAYSPYQLGNSD; encoded by the exons atgagtgtctactGGGATACCGCGAcaattgtcacgggctcgaggggagtaccgggtcgtgacacaagCTCTCCTCAGTTAGCAAACAATGTTAAAGAATATCTAAGTTCTCACTTCAAATTGAAGGACCTTGGAGAAGTTGAACATTTCCTAGGATTGGAAGTAGCCAGATCAGTAAAAGGCTTTTCTATTTGTCAAAGGAAATATGTCTTAGATATGTTGGATGAGCATGGTTTTCTGGGAGCAAAGCCAGTATCAACACCAATAGATTATAACCATAAACTTGAAAAGGCAACAGATGAAGAACAATTAAACAATGTTCCTGTTTATCATCAACTCATTGGAAAACTATTATACTTAACCTTCACAAGGCCAAAGATATCCTATGCTATTCAAACGCTTTCTCAGTTTATGGATAAGCCAGGGCACATTCATCTCATGGCAACCTATAGAGTACTAAA ATCCATAACAGGATTCTGTGTTTTTATTGGTGAATCACTAGTAAGCTGGAAGTCTAAGAAGCAATCAGTTGTTGCTAAGAGTTTTGCAGAAGCAGAGTACCATTCTATGGCTGCAGCCTGCTGTGAAGTAATGTGGTTGAAATCTCTACTTTCTGATTTTGGAATTGAACATTCTACATCCATAAAGCTCTACACAGATAGTCAATCAG CCAAGGGCGTGGATGCAGGAGAATATGCTCGGCAACTGATGGCTAACGCCATCATAGCTGTTTATGAAGAGCATAAGCTTAAGGGAAATGTTGATCTTGGGAAGAGTCTTGCATACAGTCCTTATCAATTGGGGAATAGCGATTAG
- the LOC18586887 gene encoding MATH domain and coiled-coil domain-containing protein At3g58270, producing MEVDRSESQSMGSQQVRKFTWRIENFSCIKCNKLYSDIFHVGGNKWQLLVFPKGNKVDHISIYVDAADSATLPPGWSRYAQFRLSVINQTDPKTSITKVTNHEFNAKENDWGFTSFMPLDELLDPKRGYLVNDACLVEAYIATDRTIDLLSDALIVELETASDKLKSKEADHGEAAIDNQKPTIVKPEEITTQSSAILSAPAVLSSPGQDEAESTNQKLPTADQSSSQSETIEPEDPTEEDMDTFFTSLESELARSNIVSSQEEAKEALVNIDEALNMAPANFYDSGMISSLKKAFKVLSSVDCSSTFTIELKDELLAMEENFKQLPERVVKAVQDKNLLSEKESVKLALTRNLEDSLIKFKEAKAEAKQVEQKLAALHEQVAEAQKNKENILAERKEIFKISQDLKAQLNALGKEWPEYVAKAKVAEEEEKSVEAEWGRMKGFISSLKGKI from the exons ATGGAAG TGGATAGAAGTGAGTCTCAGTCTATGGGAAGTCAACAAGTGAGAAAGTTCACATGGAGGATTGAGAATTTCTCCTGTATTAAATGCAACAAGCTCTACTCTGACATCTTCCATGTTGGTGGCAACAAATG GCAACTTCTTGTCTTCCCAAAGGGGAACAAGGTGGatcatatttcaatttatgTAGATGCTGCAGATTCAGCAACTTTGCCTCCTGGCTGGAGTAGATATGCCCAATTCAGATTATCTGTCATCAACCAAACTGATCCTAAAACTTCGATTACAAAAG TCACTAATCATGAGTTTAATGCAAAGGAGAATGATTGGGGCTTCACTTCATTCATGCCTCTCGATGAATTACTCGACCCTAAGAGAGGCTATCTCGTGAATGATGCATGCTTAGTTGAAGCTTACATTGCCACCGATAGGACTATTGATTTGCTGTCAGATGCATTGATAGTTGAACTTGAAACTGCTTCTGATAAACTCAAGAGCAAGGAAGCTGATCACGGTGAAGCAGCCATAGACAACCAAAAACCTACAATAGTCAAACCAGAGGAAATCACCACTCAGTCATCAGCTATCCTTTCAGCTCCTGCGGTTCTGTCTTCTCCAGGACAGGATGAGGCAGAATCTACCAATCAAAAATTGCCAACTGCGGATCAGTCTTCTTCCCAGAGTGAG ACCATTGAACCTGAAGACCCTACTGAGGAAGATATGGACACATTCTTTACTAGCTTAGAGTCTGAGCTCGCAAGAAGTAACATTGTTTCTTCTCAAGAAGAAGCAAAGGAAGCTCTGGTCAACATAGATGAAGCCCTGAATATGGCCCCAGCTAACTTTTATGATTCAGGGATGATTTCTTCACTTAAGAAGGCTTTCAAGGTCCTATCTAGTGTTGATTGTTCCTCTACCTTTACGATTGAGCTAAAAGATGAGTTGTTGGCCATGGAGGAGAACTTTAAACAACTACCTGAGCGAGTAGTGAAAGCAGTGCAGGACAAGAATCTCCTTAGTGAGAAGGAATCTGTCAAGCTGGCACTTACTCGTAATTTAGAGGATAGTCTAATCAAATTTAAAGAGGCCAAGGCAGAGGCGAAACAGGTAGAGCAAAAACTTGCTGCCCTCCATGAGCAAGTTGCTGAGGcacaaaagaataaagagaATATCTTGGCTGAGCGGAaggaaattttcaaaatttcccaGGACTTGAAAGCGCAGCtgaatgcattgggaaagGAATGGCCAGAGTATGTGGCCAAGGCCAAGGTTGCTGAGGAGGAGGAGAAAAGTGTCGAGGCAGAATGGGGAAGAATGAAAGGCTTCATCTCTTCTCTCAAAGGAAAGATTTAA